Proteins encoded together in one Falco biarmicus isolate bFalBia1 chromosome 4, bFalBia1.pri, whole genome shotgun sequence window:
- the RBM15B gene encoding putative RNA-binding protein 15B, translating to MKRGSERDSSPPGAGGGRAAAAKRPRERDRESSSRRGPHRSSGASRSSRDKSTPGGGGGGGTTGGGSGGGGSSSRSHRGDERAGGGGGGDSNHRPAGSGSASGARGGSQAAPSSSSSSSRALGVPKAKALPGAVVAPSLLLAGPPPGAAPSLLLAPLGGSALAGEPPGSCEYKTLLVSGLSAALPDQLLEDGLFRLFQRFAGGGAGDISVKLSHTPELGRVAYVNFRHPGDARDARRHARARQLLLYDRPLKVEPVYLRGGRRSRTPPPAPSPEPLGYLPPIHSTYQYKQRSLSPVTSPLLREPRPRHAHAAAAAFALEAAAIGLSRERERALDYYGLYDERGRPYSYPIVAEEDLMPEDDQRATRNLFIGNLDHNVSEVELRRAFEKYGIIEEVVIKRPARGQGGAYAFLKFQNLDMAHRAKVAMSGRVVGRNPIKIGYGKANPTTRLWVGGLGPSTSLAALAREFDRFGSIRTIDYVKGDSFAYIQYESLDAAQAACAQMRGFPLGGPERRLRVDFAKAEETRYPQQYQPAPLPVHYELLADGYSRHRSLEQDLRVRDRTPPHLLYSDRDRSFAEADWASPAKNAERRNNLESYSRSVRSRSGERWGSDSDRSMPKPWEERRKRRSLSSDRGRTTHSPYEDRSRTKASGPALDSSPVRARKENHTTESGTEKEQSNSLQNNRHATEEKPHREPSDAPQPKKRDSERNHRTGESESKTHEEPKSETKKLKNLSEYAQTLQLAWNGLLVLKNSCFPTSMHILEGDLGVINGLLKDHSSGGKLTQLKIAQRLRLDQPKLDEVTRRIKQGSPNGYAVLLATQSTLAGAGAEGTFPVVEPGLQRRLLRNLVSYLKQKQAAGVISLPVGGAKGRDSTGMLYAFPPCEFSQQYLQSALRTLGKLEEEHMVIVIVKDTA from the coding sequence ATGAAGCGGGGCAGCGAACGGGACTCCAGcccgccgggggccgggggcggccgcgccgccgccgccaagCGGCCCCGCGAGCGCGACCGCGAGAGTAGCAGCCGGCGCGGCCCGCACCGGAGCTCGGGCGCCTCCCGCAGCAGCCGGGACAAGTCCacgcccggcggcggcggcggcggcggcaccaccggcggcggcagcggcggagGTGGCTCCAGCTCCCGCAGCCACCGCGGCGATGAGcgcgccggcggcggcggcggcggcgactCGAACCACcgcccggcggggagcggctcGGCCTCGGGCGCCCGCGGCGGCAGCCAGGCCGCCCcctcgtcctcctcctcctcgtcgCGGGCGCTCGGCGTGCCCAAGGCCAAGGCCCTGCCGGGCGCCGTGGTGGCCCCCTCGCTGCTGCtggccgggccgccgccgggcgccgCGCCCTCGCTGCTGCTGGCGCCGCTGGGGGGCTCGGCGCTGGCCGGGGAGCCGCCCGGCTCCTGTGAGTACAAGACGCTGCTGGTGAGCGGGCTGAGCGCGGCCCTGCCCgaccagctgctggaggacGGGCTGTTCCGCCTCTTCCAGCGCTTCGCGGGGGGGGGCGCCGGGGACATCAGTGTCAAACTCTCCCACACGCCCGAGCTCGGCCGCGTCGCCTACGTCAACTTCCGACACCCCGGGGATGCCCGCGACGCCCGCCGGCACGCCCGGGcccggcagctgctgctctaCGACCGACCCCTCAAGGTGGAGCCGGTGTACCTGCGGGGGGGTCGCAGGAGCCGcacgccgccccccgcgccctcGCCGGAGCCCCTGGGCTACCTGCCACCCATCCACAGCACCTACCAGTACAAGCAGCGATCGCTCTCTCCTGTCACCAGCCCCCTGCTGCGGGAGCCGAGGCCCAGGCACGCTcatgccgccgccgccgccttcGCTTTGGAAGCGGCTGCCATCGGGCTCTCCCGGGAGCGGGAGAGGGCCCTGGATTACTACGGGCTGTACGACGAACGTGGCCGCCCTTACAGCTACCCCATTGTGGCAGAGGAAGACCTGATGCCGGAGGACGACCAGAGGGCGACCCGCAACCTCTTCATCGGCAACCTGGACCACAACGTCTCAGAGGTGGAGCTGAGGCGTGCCTTTGAGAAGTACGGCATCATCGAAGAAGTGGTGATCAAGCGCCCTGCCCGTGGCCAAGGTGGGGCTTACGCTTTCCTCAAGTTCCAAAACTTGGACATGGCGCATCGGGCCAAGGTTGCCATGTCGGGCCGCGTTGTTGGCAGGAACCCTATCAAAATTGGCTACGGGAAAGCCAACCCTACCACCAGGCTGTGGGTGGGTGGTCTTGGTCCAAGTACTTCCTTGGCTGCCCTGGCAAGGGAGTTCGACCGCTTCGGCAGCATCAGGACTATTGACTACGTGAAGGGAGACAGCTTCGCTTACATCCAGTACGAAAGCTTGGATGCTGCCCAGGCCGCCTGTGCGCAGATGAGGGGCTTTCCTTTGGGTGGACCGGAGAGGAGACTCCGAGTGGATTTTGCCAAAGCAGAAGAGACGAGATACCCGCAGCAGTACCAGCCTGCACCACTCCCCGTGCACTACGAACTGCTAGCTGACGGGTACAGCAGACACCGAAGCCTAGAGCAAGACTTGAGGGTGCGAGATAGGACTCCTCCGCATCTCCTGTACTCGGACAGAGACAGGAGCTTTGCAGAGGCAGACTGGGCCAGCCCTGCCAAAAATGCTGAACGCAGAAACAACTTGGAAAGCTACAGCCGATCGGTGCGTAGCCGGAGCGGAGAGCGCTGGGGCAGCGACAGCGATCGCAGCATGCCCAAACCATGGGAAGAGAGGCGGAAACGCCGGAGTCTTTCCAGTGACCGCGGGAGGACTACTCACTCACCTTACGAGGACAGAAGCAGGACAAAGGCCAGTGGGCCAGCTTTAGACAGCAGCCCAGTCAGGGCTCGCAAGGAAAATCACACTACAGAATCTGGAACGGAGAAAGAGCAGAGTAACTCTCTTCAGAACAATCGTCATGCGACTGAGGAGAAACCCCATCGTGAGCCATCTGATGCTCCCCAGCCTAAAAAAAGGGACAGCGAACGCAATCATCGAACTGGTGAATCGGAATCAAAAACTCACGAGGAGCCAAAATCTGAGACCAAAAAGCTAAAGAATTTATCGGAATATGCTCAGACGCTGCAGCTTGCTTGGAATGGGCTTCTTGTGCTAAAAAACAGCTGCTTCCCCACCTCTATGCACATCCTGGAGGGAGACCTCGGTGTTATCAACGGACTCCTTAAAGACCATTCATCCGGCGGGAAGTTAACGCAGCTCAAAATCGCTCAGAGACTTCGGCTCGACCAGCCCAAGCTGGATGAAGTAACTCGCCGTATCAAACAAGGCAGCCCCAACGGCTACGCTGTGCTCCTGGCGACCCAATCCAccctggcaggggcaggggctgaggggACCTTCCCTGTTGTAGAGCCTGGCTTGCAGCGACGGCTTCTCAGGAATCTGGTCTCCTACTTGAAACAgaagcaggctgctggggttATCAGCCTGCCCGTGGGAGGGGCGAAGGGCAGAGACAGCACAGGCATGCTTTACGCGTTCCCTCCTTGTGAATTCTCTCAGCAGTACCTCCAGTCAGCACTAAGGACATTGGGAAAGTTAGAAGAAGAACATATGGTGATAGTTATAGTCAAAGACACTGCCTAG
- the MANF gene encoding mesencephalic astrocyte-derived neurotrophic factor produces the protein MRAAHGLWAVLALLLLPAGGRALRDGECEVCITFLGRFYRSLKDNDVEFTPASIEKELLKSCKEAKGKENRLCYYVGATSDAATKIINEVSKPMSHHIPVEKICEKLKKKDSQICELKYDRQIDLGTADLRKLRVKELRRILDDWGEACKGCAEKGDFIRRIHELMPKHAPRAAGARADL, from the exons ATGCGGGCGGCCCACGGGCTCTGGGCGGTgctggccctgctcctgctgccggCCGGCGGCCGGGCCCTGCGCGACGGGGAGTGCGAGG TGTGCATCACGTTCCTGGGAAGGTTCTACCGGAGTCTAAAGGACAACGATGTTGAATTCACACCTGCCAGTATTGAAAAGGAGCTCTTGAAATCCTGCAAAGAAGCAAAAGGCAAAGAGAACCGCCTG TGCTATTACGTTGGGGCCACAAGCGACGCGGCCACCAAAATCATTAACGAGGTATCAAAGCCCATGAGTCATCACATCCCCGTGGAAAAGATCTGTGAGAAACTAAAGAAGAAAGACAGTCAGATCTGTGAACTAAAATACG ACCGGCAGATCGACCTGGGCACCGCCGACCTGCGCAAGCTGCGCGTCAAGGAGCTGCGGCGCATCCTGGACGACTGGGGCGAGGCGTGCAAGGGCTGCGCCGAGAAGGGCGACTTCATCCGCCGCATCCACGAACTGATGCCCAAGCACGCGCCCCGGGCCGCGGGCGCCCGCGCGGACCTCTGA